A region from the Drosophila ananassae strain 14024-0371.13 chromosome 2L, ASM1763931v2, whole genome shotgun sequence genome encodes:
- the LOC6499536 gene encoding protein arginine methyltransferase NDUFAF7 homolog, mitochondrial yields MLRQALRVASRRCYSYKSVRRPNLAATSAPKAEKVKEQSSKEQRPESTTENDKGSLAKQLRAKILATGPISVAEYMREVLTNPQAGYYMARDVFGREGDFITSPEISQIFGELVGVWLVSEWRKMGSPSPFQLVELGPGRGTLARDVLKVLSKFKLGAELSIHMVEVSPFLSKIQAQRFCYTHETLPEDSQLPHYQTGTTASGTKAFWHRRLEDVPQGFSLILAHEFFDALPVHKLQWLDGQWQEVLIDVASKEEDQPGFRYVLSRSQTPVSRVFQPIPGEKRSCLEYSLETERQVGLLAERIERDGGIALIMDYGHFGEKTDTFRAFKNHALHDPLVDPGSADLTADVDFKLIRHAAEKRGSIHCCGPVEQGLFLQRMQGEARLEQLLAHALPENQQIIRSGYQMLTDAAQMGTRFKFLAMFPGVVAPHLEKFPVVGFS; encoded by the exons ATGTTACGGCAGGCGCTGAGGGTCGCCAGCAGGCGTTGCTACAGTTACAAATCCGTTCGACGCCCCAATCTTGCTGCAACCAGTGCACCCAAGGCGGAAAAGGTTAAGGAGCAGTCCTCCAAGGAGCAACGACCAGAATCCACCACAGAGAATGACAAAGGCAGCTTAGCGAAACAGCTGAGGGCCAAGATCTTAGCTACGGGTCCCATTTCGGTGGCCGAGTACATGCGTGAGGTGCTGACCAATCCTCAGGCTGGTTACTACATGGCCCGGGACGTCTTTGGCCGCGAAGGAGACTTCATAACCTCGCCGGAAATATCGCAGATATTTGGAGAA CTCGTGGGGGTATGGCTGGTCAGCGAGTGGCGCAAAATGGGCAGTCCATCGCCCTTTCAACTCGTGGAACTGGGACCTGGCCGTGGCACTCTTGCCAGAGATGTGCTGAAAGTGCTCTCGAAATTCAAACTGGGCGCAGAGTTATCCATACACATGGTGGAAGTTAGTCCCTTTTTGAGCAAGATCCAGGCCCAAAGGTTTTGCTACACACACGAGACACTTCCCGAAGATTCCCAGTTACCCCATTACCAAACAGGCACCACGGCATCTGGAACGAAAGCGTTCTGGCACCGTCGACTGGAGGATGTGCCGCAAGGATTCTCGCTGATTCTAGCCCACGAGTTCTTCGATGCCCTGCCAGTGCACAAGCTCCAGTGGCTCGATGGCCAGTGGCAGGAGGTGTTAATAGACGTGGCGTCTAAGGAGGAGGATCAGCCCGGCTTTCGCTATGTTCTCTCCCGATCGCAAACCCCAGTGTCCCGAGTATTTCAGCCCATTCCCGGGGAAAAGCGTTCTTGCTTGGAGTACTCCTTGGAGACAGAGAGGCAGGTTGGTCTCCTGGCAGAGCGCATCGAAAGGGATGGTGGCATAGCTCTGATAATGGATTACGGGCACTTTGGCGAGAAAACCGATACCTTCAGGGCGTTCAAGAACCATGCACTCCATGACCCACTGGTGGATCCGGGCAGTGCCGATCTCACAGCAGATGTGGATTTCAAGTTAATTCGGCACGCGGCCGAGAAACGAGGAAGCATACACTGCTGTGGTCCGGTAGAGCAGGGACTCTTCCTGCAGCGCATGCAGGGCGAGGCTAGACTGGAGCAGCTCCTTGCTCACGCCTTGCCCGAAAACCAGCAAATCATCCGCTCTGGCTACCAGATGTTAACTGATGCCGCCCAAATGGGGACACGCTTCAAGTTCCTGGCCATGTTTCCCGGCGTGGTGGCCCCCCACCTGGAAAAATTCCCTGTGGTCGGGTTTAGCTAG